TACCTAAATCCGGCTAAACAAACCATTGGCTTCTTTGAGCCGACTCAACCAGATGGGAAACCAGGGACTTCTAGCGCTGGTTCTGGGCGCACAGTCGAAAATTTCAGCCCCGGTAAACCTGTAGATCCGGCACAACTAGCTAAATATCTCCCACCCGCCACATCAGCAACAGATTCGGCCAAACAATCGCTACCAGAAGAGTTTACTTTAAATAATGGTTTGCGGGTTTTGTTGTTACGCGATCGCAGCCTCCCCACCATTAACCTAAGTGGACAAATTGACGCTGGTACTGAATTTGATGGTAATCAAAAAGCTGGATTAGCGAATTTGACTGCGGCCAACTTAATGAATGGGACGCAGACTAAAAATGCTCTTACCCTAGCAAAAACCTTAGAAGACCTGGGAGCCGATTTGAGCTTTAGTGCTAGCCGTGAGGGAGTGAACGTTAGCGGTGAAGGACTTTCAAAGAACCTGCCGATATTGATTCAAACTCTGGCAGATGTGTTAGAAAACGCCACTTTCCCCGCCGACCAGCTAGAATTGAGCCGTCAACGGGCACTGACAAGTCTTAAAGTCCAGCTAGATGATCCTAGAGGGCTAGGACGACAAGTATTCCAGCAGGCAATTTATCCTGAAAATCATCCATTTCATAGCTTTCCTACATTCGAGAGCTTAAAAAGCATTAGTCGTGATGACTTGCTTGGCTTCTATCAGAAATACTACCGACCAGATAGCACAACGATCGCAATAGTTGGAGACTTCGATCCAGTTAAGGTAAAAACTTTGCTGAATCAGGCATTTGGCAAATGGCAAGCCACAGGTAAGCCACCTGTGCTGAAAATATCATCCGTGCCATTACCGCAAACTTCGACACGTTTAAACAAAATAATTCCTGGTAAAGCTGAGGCTGTTACCTACATCGGCTACAACGGCATCTCTCGCAAAGACCCGCGTTATTATGCGGCACTGATACTGAATCAAATTTTGGGTGGTGATACCTTATCGAGCCGATTGGGTACAGAAGTGCGCGATCGCCTCGGTCTAACCTACGGTATCTATAGTGGTTTTGCCGCCGGCATCAATCCCGGCCCATTCTTGATTCAGATGCAGACTGCTCCTGGAGATACCCAAAAAGCGATCGCCAGTACTCTCGCTTTACTTAAACAGTTGCGCGAACAAGGAGTAACTGAGGCTGAATTCAACACGGCAAAACGCTCACTTACTAATAGCTACCCCGTGGATTTAGCTAATCCCAGTAATGTATCAAGCATCATTTTGGATAATGCTGTCTTGGGACTTTCACGATCGGAAATCCGAGACTTTCCCCAACGGATTCAAGCAGTCACTATGGCTCAGATGCAACAGGCAATTGAGGATTTAATTAAGCCAGAAAATCTGGTAATTGTCACCGCCGGGCCTGGAGAGACAGTACCTAAAGGCGGTTAATTAGCTCACTCAATTTTAAATTTTGGATAATGGAATTGAAAGATTCAAAATTCCAAATTTAACCTGACAGTGCTAAGAAACACATACCTGAACATTTTGAGAGAGTATTTCTCTCTCTAATGGAGGAATTGAGAAAGATAGTATCAGGACAAAATAAATAGATATTCCGATCACCTGACGAACTTTAACTCCTATTTCCCCATTTCTATCTAGAAATGGGGAATTTTTTTCAAAAGCTACCAACATGGAATTCCAATAAAATATTTATCTGTCTTTAGGAGGAATAAGATAAAGTCTAAAAATAATAAAAACTTAAGTAGCCCGATTACCCTACCGAACTTTGTTCTAGCTCTCCTCATGTTTTTATCTAACGGGGGAGAGTTTATTTAAAAAATCGATGGCTGCACCAACGCAGATGAGAGTTCTTTCAAATTAATCAGCTTAGTTTGATGCTTGATTCTTCCTAACCCTCGTGAAAACCATTTTTAATGACGCTTTCAAACCGCTAATGCTACGCTAATGTAATTCGTAAAAAAATATGTAAATACAGCAAATTCAACTTATAACTCTCGCAATATCTTGTTTTTCCGATTTTATTTTTCCTCTTTCTTTTCTTCTAAATTGGTTATTTTGGCATTTGGCATCAGGATATAGTTTTCCTGGTTTTGTTGTTCTTCTTTCTTTTCTTGTATAACTTGAGTGGAATATATTTCAACATCTCGTTGAATAACATCTTCTACATTACCCGCAAAAAGATTAAACGCTTGTTGGTGGCTTGTATAATCACGATAAGGGCCAGTCAACTGGGAGAATTGCCACCCTTGGGTTTTCAAAGATTCGACTGTACGACGATAGTGTCGCCAACGTTCACCGTAATGAAAAAACTCTTCAATGGCAGCACTAATAGCAACAATTTGACTCAAACCAAAAGTTGACCAGATAATGATATTTCTGGCCCTATCGTTAACTTGTAAATTAGAAGTAGTGTTAATGTTTAAACTTACCAGTGCTGGGAGAATTACACCGCCAATTATAGTTGTTATCCGCAAAAAATAATGGCGATCTCGTGATAAATTAGCCTTACCTTCCATCCAAAGTACTTGCTCTAACCAGCGCGATTGCAAAAAATGCTTTTGTCCATCGCCTAAATTCATACCTTCAAATAACTTGTTAAAATCTTCCCTTAAAAATTCCTGATAACTATCTTTTTTTGCCATTATTCACTCCTGCTTAGAAAGCAAATCTTTAATTATTTGGCCTAAATTTTTAACCCCATTCTCGATGTCAATCAAGTTGACGTATTGTAATATACCAGATTTTGCTAACTTTTTAGCTCGCTCATCAGTACCCTCTCCACGCAAGGCATCGGCAAGGATATCTGCGGTTCTACCACTACCAGCAATCACAACAACTAACCTTCCAGTATTAACGCTATAAAACGCATCATCAAAGGTGATCTCACCACCGTTTAAAAGTACAGTTACTGAAGGTGCATTATTGGCCAGCATAGTTGCAACGTCAGATATCCAAGGTGATTCGTCGCCCCAATTATCGCCAGGAACCAGTACAAAATGAGTATGGTTTGGCTCTAACGGTGTCAAATCAGCACCGGGTTCTTGTTGATCAGGTAAAGCCACTTTGTTTTCGGGTGCTACACCAATCAAAGCAAACTTAGCACCTATCTGGCTACGAGCCTCACCCATCAATTGCATAACTCCCGCATCCGTACCTCCATCGACAACATAAGCACCCAAACTTTCGGCTATTGGGGCTAAAACTTCCGTAAACAACCGTTTAATACGAAGAAAATCAGCTTCACTGATTTTACTTGCACCCCCTACCACTACTAAAATAGAACGCGAACCGCCAAGCCCTATTTGCTCAAGAGCATCTGGTAATTCGGCTTGTTGATCGACTCGAATAGCTAATGCTGTTTGTCCGCTGTCAAAGGTAAGTTTCAAAGGATTTTTCATTTGTCCACAATTCTGACTGATTAAGTTTCCCAGGGTAGAGGTTCCTAGCCATGTTCCGCAAGGGTTGTATTACCGACAATTAATTGTCGAAGCGTTCAGATTTTTGTTCTACCGAGGAGCGATGTCTCCGACGGGTGGTTCCTGAGCGCAACCGTACCGCTTCGTGGAAGCAAGCTACGCGAAGCGTCTCCGACAGGAGAAGGGCTACGCCTATGTCAGAAGTATTATCTGGTGCAGCTTCAAAAAGCAACGTTATGATAATTAATGCATTAATCAAGCTTACGCCTAATAATAAATAAGTTGGCACAAACAAACCTCTAGAATACGGAGACGATTAATCGCCTCTATAAAGCTGTTAGGTGCTGTGCCAAACCAAAATCAGCCGTTGTACAAATTTCCATAAGGATAATTGAAGTGACTAGGACTAATTCAGACTTTCTTTCCTCCACCGATCCAGCGATCGCGGAGTTAATCAACGACGAACTACAACGCCAGCGAGATCACTTGGAGTTGATTGCTAGCGAAAACTTTACCTCTGCTGCTGTACTAGCTGCTCAAGGTTCAGTACTGACAAATAAATATGCCGAGGGATTACCTGGTAAACGCTACTATGGCGGTTGTGAGTATATCGACAAAATTGAGCAACTAGCTATCAATCGTGCTAAACAGATATTTGGCGCTGCTCATGCAAATGTGCAACCCCATTCTGGCGCACAAGCCAATTTTGCTGTGTTTCTGTCGCTGCTGCAACCAGGAGACAAAATTATGGGGATGGATTTGTCTCACGGGGGACATCTCACCCACGGTTCACCTGTAAATGTCTCAGGTAAGTGGTTTCAAGTTAGCCACTACGGTGTCAGTCAACAAACAGAACAACTTGACTATGACCAAATTCGGGAGCTGGCGCTGAGGGAGCGTCCTAAGCTCTTGATTTGTGGTTATTCGGCTTATCCCCGGATAATTGATTTTGAAAAATTCCGTAGTATTGCTGATGAAGTCGGTGCTTACTTACTTGCCGATATTGCTCATATCGCTGGTTTAGTTGCTAGTGGTCTTCATCCCGACCCCATTCCTCATTGTCATGTAGTAACAACAACTACACATAAGACTCTACGCGGCCCTAGAGGTGGTTTAATCTTGACCAGCGATGCAGAACTAGGTAAAAAGCTAGATAAATCTGTTTTTCCTGGTACTCAGGGCGGGCCATTGGAACACGTCATTGCTGGTAAGGCAGTGGCTTTTGGAGAAGCCCTAAAGCCTGAGTTTAAAACTTATTCTGCTCAAGTAATTGAAAATGCTCGTGCTTTGGCAGAACAACTACAAAATCGGGGTTTAAAATTAGTGTCAAATGGCACTGACAACCATTTACTACTCGTGGATTTACGTTCTGTAAATCTAACTGGTAAGCAAGCGGATCAGCTAGTCAGCACTGTGAATATAACTGCTAACAAGAATACTATTCCCTTCGATCCACAATCGCCATTTGTTACTAGTGGTCTGAGGTTAGGTTCGCCAGCAATGACCACACGGGGCTTAGGAGTAGCAGAATTTACCGAGATTGCAAATATTATTAGCGATCGCCTGCTTTCTCCAGATTCCGACGTAGTAACCCAAGATTGTCGGCAAAGGGTAGCAGCATTGTGCGATCGCTTCCCCTTATATCCTCACCTGGAAATTCCTGTACCAGCACTAGCATAATTGGGCATGGGGGATGGGGCATTGGTAAATAGTTCTTCTTCCCCCATTCCCCATTCCACATTCCCAATTCCCAATTCCAATGAGTGCAGAAATTATTTGTGTTGGTACTGAATTGCTGCTAGGAGATATCCTCAACGGCAATGCTCAATTTTTAGCGCAACAATTAGCGCAGCTAGGTATTCCCCATTACTATCAAACAGTGGTTGGGGATAATCCAGAACGGTTGAAGCAAGTTATAGAAATTGCTATTTCCAGAGCGCAAATCCTCATTTTCACTGGTGGACTCGGCCCCACACCAGATGATCTCACCTGCGAAACCATCGCCGATTTTTTTAAAACTCCTTTGGTAGAAAACCCAGAAATCATTGAAGACATAACCCAGAAATTTGCCCAACGTGGTCGGGTAATGTCACCAAGTAACCGCAAACAGGCTTTGATTCCCCAAGGTGCAGAAATTCTCCCCAACCCCACTGGAACAGCACCCGGTATTATTTGGCAACCCCGTCCTAAAATCACAATTTTTACCTTTCCCGGTGTTCCCAGTGAAATGCACCCAATGTGGGAAGAAACAGCCGTCCCATTTCTCAAAAGTCAAGGTTGGGGTAAAGAAATTATTTACAGCCGGAGTTTAAAGTTTTGGGGTATTGGTGAATCTGCTTTGGCGGAAAAAGTTTCTTCCTATTTGAAGTTGCCAAATCCGACAGTAGCCCCTTATGCAGGTAAGGGGGAAGTAAGATTGCGAGTTTCTGCTAAAGCCACTTCCGAAGCAGCCGCAGAAGACCTAATTGCGCCCATTGAAAAACAACTTAAAGAAATTGCCGGACTAGATTTTTACGGCGTTAATAATGATACTCTTGCTTCCGTTGTCGGTGAGTTATTGCGGGCATCAAAGGAAACGCTTTCGGTGGCAGAATCTTGCACTGGTGGCGGTTTAGGGCAAATGTTGACTGAAATTTCTGGGAGTTCTGATTACTTTTGGGGTGGCGTAATTTCTTATGACAATTCGGTGAAGATTAAGCTGCTAGGGGTTAACCAGGAAGATTTAGATAAATTTGGGGCAGTAAGTGCAACTGTTGCAGAGCAAATGGCAATTGGAGTCAAAACTCGCCTTGCAACAACTTGGGGATTAAGTATTACTGGTATTGCTGGTCCCACTGGAGGGACAGATACAAAGCCGGTGGGTTTAGTTTACGTTGGTTTAGCTGGGCCAAAGGATGAAGTGACAAGTTTTGAATATCAGTTTGGTACAGTGCGAGGTCGAGCTTTAATTCGTCATGTCAGTGCAAATGCAGCGTTGGATAATCTACGACGGAAGTTGTTGACGAGGTAGGAGTTATATTATGTTTGTCATACAACTTGTATGACAATCAAACCTATTTAAAATCTGATGTTATGTTAAAAAACTCAATTAAGAATTACGAATTATGGAGTTATGAGCAAAACTCCCATACTTCAACCTAATCACTCATACACTTTCAGAAGCTATTTTGAGATGTCATTCGAGCCAGAAGATATACTGGCTGAATTTGGCTATTCTTTAAAACGTTCTTCTCTCAATCAACAAAAGTCCACCATTGAATTAGATAGACTCGCAAATCTCAAATCTAGGATTGAGGAGAGTTTGCCATATATTAGTTTGACTAGTGAAGCAGCCCGCAGAGAGTTACTAATTGCACCAATTTTATTGGATGTTGTTCATTACACTCAAGCCCAACTTAGAATCGAATATCCTCTTATAGTTACAGAACAATTAAAAGGTTCTCTTGATTATTATTTGCACGCAGACCATAAACTCTTGGTTGTAGAAGCTAAAAATGCTAATTTAGCAAGAGGTTTTACCCAGCTTGCTGTAGAACTGATTGCTATTGATGCGTGGACTGATTCTCAAGAGTCAAATTTACAAGGGGCTGTTTCTACAGAGGATATTTGGCAATTTGCTCTATTGAATCGAGAAAGTAAACAAATAAACTCAAGACCTCAATTTATATCGTGTTCCTGCTGACATAGACGACTTGCTTCGAATTTTGGTGGCAATACTGACCTAAGGATGAAACACTATCATATTAATATTTTCTATAGTGAAGAAGATAATGGCTGTATCATACTTAGTAGTGGTGAGAATGTTAGCAATAACTTAGTTCAATTATTTCCACTCGCTAGATAAAAAGTAACATTTAACACATTTGGCTTCTAACCATCAGCTATCCAACTCCTACCCATCAGCACAATTAATCACGGGATCGCTTGCTGTATTCTTCACGATTTGTTACAAAAGTACAAAGAACTTCTAGAGACCCAAAACCACATGTTCGGCGGACTTACTGGTTTACAAGATCCTAAAGGCACTGATTGGGGTGAGCGGATGCTCAACACGGTCGCCAGCCAAACGATTCGCCACCTGTTTACCCAAAGCGAGTCAGTAGAAGTCTTTGTGCGCTGCTACCCCTCCAGCAAGCTCTTGCAAGGCAGCATTGATAGCTTCAAAATGAGCGGTCGTGGCTTGGTGATTCGGAGAGATTTTGCAGTAGAAGAGATGTCTTTTGAAACTGATGCGGTAGCTATTGACTTCGGCTCGGTTTTAAAGGGCAAACTTAGTCTTAAGCAACCCACTCAAGCGATCGCTCAAGTAATTCTATCAGAAGTAGGCATCAACCAAGCCTTTAGTGCGGAACTGGTGAAAAAGCGTCTGCTTAACCTCACCGTACCCTCCCTGACGGCATTATCTGGCGGTGAACCCGTTTCCTTTACGGATGTTCAGGTACAACTATTACCTGAAAATCGGTTGCAGGTTGTAGCAAAAGCAGATTTAAACAATGGCGAACTTGTGCCCCTGAGCATGATTCTAACTATAGGCATTGAAAGACGGCGGCGAGTTTCTTTCAAAGATCCAAAAATGGAACTTGACCAAGTGCCAGAAGCACAAAGGGAAATTTCGCAAACCTTGAGCGTAGCGCTGGTAGAAATTTTAGATAATATGGTTGATTTGGATCGTTTTGACCTCGATGGAGTGAAAATGCGGCTCAACCGATTAGAAACTGAAGGTCAAAAACTTATTTTTAGTGGATATGCTGAAATCGAGCGTATTCCAAGTAGCAGCTAATATGAAATGAACACGTAAAATATCAAAGTAAAGTTTTTCTGAGCAGCTTTGTGTAAAACTTTAAACAAATTAAATACCGCCTAGACTATTCTAGGCGGTATTTTAAATCTTCAAGTTTTTAAGGGATTTCGGAGTAATTGATTATAGGTTGTAATTCATTTTTACTTATCACCCCTAACTCCTAACTCTCTGCCTTCCTACGCCTACATATTGGAATCCAGCGCGTATAAGTGTTTCGGGGTCGAGGAAGTTACGACCATCGATGATAACGGGGTGGGCCATCAATTTTGCCATCTTCAGATAGTCGAGAGTGCTAAACTGCTGCCATTCGGTGACGAGTACTAAGGCATCGCAGCCGTCAGCTAATCTTTCGGCATCTGTTTCTACTAGCACCCCAGAAAGACCATGACGCATACCTGTTTGGGAAATAATTGGATCGTAGGCTTTAACTTTGGCTCCTAGTCTGTTTAGCTGCTCAATTAAAATGAGGGCTGGAGCATCGCGTAAGTCATCGGTATCTGGCTTGAAGGTCAGTCCGAGTAGTCCGACTGTTTTGCCTTTGAGAATTTTCAGAACTTGTTGGAGTTTCTCCAGAGCAATCAAGCGTTGGCGTTCGTTAACACTAACGGCAGATTTTAGTAACTGGGCTTCATAACCATAGTCATCAGCAGTATGAATCAGAGCCGAGACATCTTTGGGAAAGCAGGAACCACCCCAACCAATACCAGCTTGTAAAAACTTGTTACCAATGCGGGAGTCTAAACCAATACCTTTAGCTACTTGGGTGACATCAGCACCGACGCGATCGCAAATATTAGCAACTTCGTTAATAAAACTAATTTTAGTGGCTAAAAAGGCATTAGCGGCGTATTTAATCATCTCCGCCGAACTCAAGTCTGTTGCCAAAATTGGCACTGGGGGCAAAGATTGATCTTCAGCGTACTTGCGTTGGACAATTGGGTCATACAGTTGTTCCATTAAGGCTACTGCTCTTTGGCTATTGCCTCCTAGTACAATGCGATCGGGGTTGAAAGTGTCGTGAACTGCCGAACCTTCGCGCAAAAATTCTGGATTGCTCACTACATCAAACTCGGCTGCAAACTCAGATAATTTCTCATCACTCGGTACTCCACCTGCGGGTACCAATGTTTTTTGCCGCTCTACAATCCCATCTAAAACAAGCATCCGCACCCAGTCACCTGAGCCAATGGGGACTGTAGACTTATTCACTATCACCTTATAACCACCGTTGAGATTTTCCCCAATCCCACGGGCTACAGCTTCAACGTAACGAGTATCACTTTCACCAGTGGGTAAAGGTGGTGTTCCCACAGCAATAAACAGAATTTCTCCGTGGGAAACTCCAGCAGCCAGATCGCTTGTAAAATGAATCTTCTGTGTTTGGATGGCAGACTGCATAATCTCTGAGAGTCCCGGCTCAAAAATTGGGGACTGCCCAGACTTCATTAACTTAACTTTTTCTTCGTTGTTGTCTACGCAAATTACATCATGTCCAATATGAGCCAAGCAAGCACCTGTAACTAAACCAACGTAGCCAGTACCAATAACGCAAACACGCATTCTTTAACTCCCTAATTTTTTGGGTGTAGTCTTCAAAAAGAAGTTATCAATATGACACATAACACACAGTTACAAAACTCAGTAACTAAGCATACCAGCTACCCTTTGGGTAAGCCTGCATGAAAATTCAGAGCGACGCTAGGCGCTACTTAGTTGGTTGAATTATTGACATCGCCTTGAATGCGATCGCGGAAATCTTCTATTGTCAGTTTTAACCCTTCTTGCAGAGGAATGGTAGGTTCCCAATTTAACAAAGTCTTTGCCTTAGTAATATCAGGCTGGCGACGACGCGGATCGTCCGAAGGTAGTGGCTCAAATTTAATCTGTGCGTCTGGATCGATCATGTTCTGCACAGCTTGTGCCAATTGTAAAATCGTGTATTCTCCAGGATTACCCAAATTTACTGGGCCAACATAGTCGCCATTCATCAGGCGGATGAATCCTTCTACCAAATCGGAAACATAGCAAAAACTCCGAGTTTGCGAACCATCGCCATAAACAGTTAAAGGATTACCTCGCAAGGCTTGAACTATAAAATTGCTTACTACCCGACCATCGTTTTCTAACATTCTCGGGCCGTAGGTATTAAATATTCGCACAACTCGAATATCAACTTTATTTTGTCTGTAGTAATCAAATGCTAAAGTCTCAGCAATTCTTTTACCTTCGTCGTAGCATGAACGTATCCCAATGGGATTGACGCTACCCCTATACTCTTCAGTTTGGGGATGAACTTCTGGATCTCCGTATACTTCGCTAGTTGAAGCCAAGAAAAACCTAGCTTTCACACGTTTAGCCAGCCCCAACATATTCAGGGTTCCCATAACGTTAGTCTTAACGGTTTTAACTGGGTTGTACTGGTAATGTACTGGTGAAGCAGGGCAAGCTAAATGATAAATTTGATCCACTTCTAACCGAATTGGTTCGGTAATATCGTGACGGATCAGTTCAAAATACGGATGACCTAACCATTTAAGAATGTTACGTTTATGGCCAGTGTAAAAGTTATCCAAGCATATTAATTCATGCCCCTCGGTCATTAATCGGTCGATGAGATGGGAACCAATAAACCCAGCACCGCCCGTCACCAAAATTCTCATAGTTTCCCAGTTACTTACAAATATTTTCAGTACTTATTGCACTTACTTTTAGATTACCCAGCTTGGAGACAAAAATACAGAACTCAAAAAAGAAGGCTTAATCAAAAAGTGTTGTTGAAATTACTTATTTTTCTATGGTTATAGTTTTATGATGTTTTTACCTGCTTTTTTAACAATTTAACTAGCAAAATAACAAACTTAGTCTCAATATTGTTAGTTTTCCACTTAAAGTTCATCAAATCTTCAATAATATAAAATATTTTTACGGTTATTGCTGTTCTAAGTTGGATGCAAAGCAGCAAAGAATTGACTGTAAGAATATACAGATATTCCTACAATCAATTCTTTTGTTGAAAGCTTTTTTTCAATACAGATTGCAGCCCCAGTTCACTCAGATAGACTAAAATCTGCGTGATATTACACAGCAGATGTAATACTAGTAACCGGATTAGACATAACTAAATTTGTGGTTTGAGTGCGCTGCGGTTCTCCAAGCATAACAATGGAGCAGGTTAGTTGTCTGGCTAACTGGGTTGTAACATCGCTAATGGCTAACCCTCCAGGACTGGTACGATTACGTATAAAAGGTAAAACTACTAAATCATATAATCGTGCTGCTTGCAAAATTGCTTGAGCAACATTTTCATGAGCGATAATTTGAATTTCTGGGGCATTAGCCAAAGCTAAATTAGATACCATTAGGGAGAGATGCGATCGCCTCCAAGCAATTTTACTGGAACTAGTGCGGCGATCGCACACATTTAGCACAGTAATGTGGCTCTGATTTGCCTCTGCCAGCATCTGGGCAAATTGTACAGGCTGTAGTATGGGTGCTGTTAAGTTTTCTACTGGTACTAAGATACGCTGAATTTTTTTAGGTGATTCTACTAGACGTGTTACTGCTACTGGACAATGGGATGCCCAAAGCACACCATCAATCACATTCCCAAATAAGCGCGCTCGTAACCCAGTCCGTTTACCCCAACCCATCACAATTAAATTAGCCTTTCGTTCGCGGGCGGCTCGGCTAATTCCTTGAGCAAAGGCATCATCAATTCGCAGCATTGGTTCTGCGACGACGCCCAATACTCGACTGTGTGTCGTGGCTTTGGTCAATAATTGCTCACTGC
The Nostoc punctiforme PCC 73102 genome window above contains:
- a CDS encoding M16 family metallopeptidase, with translation MKLRSYMFLGFFLSLLLTFLPFSSNFINAATPTAVAPVSAVSFTQGVKKTVLDNGLTVLTKEVHTAPVVSVQVWYKVGSRNEVKGENGISHQLEHLMFKGTTARPVQFGRLFSALGSQFNAFTSYDETAYFGTVQRDRLEALLTLEADRMENSLVGSEQLTSEKRVVISELQGYENSPGYRLSRAVMRDAFPNRAYGLPVGGTKADVEKFTVEQVRNYYQTYYSPENATLVITGDFATEPVLKVVKETYGKLAKRSQQGNVRGNVAPSSPVAATTKKAPIVLKQPGSAALLQAVYPLPDIKHPDVPAIDVMDAILTGGRSSRLYQALVESGLASSVSGGAAELIEPGWYEINATAAPGKELSKIAQVLQESLGKLQQQPVTTEELTRAKTQLQASYILGNQDITSQATQLGYNQTIAGDYHFIEQYLAAIAKVTPAQVQKVAKTYLNPAKQTIGFFEPTQPDGKPGTSSAGSGRTVENFSPGKPVDPAQLAKYLPPATSATDSAKQSLPEEFTLNNGLRVLLLRDRSLPTINLSGQIDAGTEFDGNQKAGLANLTAANLMNGTQTKNALTLAKTLEDLGADLSFSASREGVNVSGEGLSKNLPILIQTLADVLENATFPADQLELSRQRALTSLKVQLDDPRGLGRQVFQQAIYPENHPFHSFPTFESLKSISRDDLLGFYQKYYRPDSTTIAIVGDFDPVKVKTLLNQAFGKWQATGKPPVLKISSVPLPQTSTRLNKIIPGKAEAVTYIGYNGISRKDPRYYAALILNQILGGDTLSSRLGTEVRDRLGLTYGIYSGFAAGINPGPFLIQMQTAPGDTQKAIASTLALLKQLREQGVTEAEFNTAKRSLTNSYPVDLANPSNVSSIILDNAVLGLSRSEIRDFPQRIQAVTMAQMQQAIEDLIKPENLVIVTAGPGETVPKGG
- a CDS encoding DUF4231 domain-containing protein, coding for MAKKDSYQEFLREDFNKLFEGMNLGDGQKHFLQSRWLEQVLWMEGKANLSRDRHYFLRITTIIGGVILPALVSLNINTTSNLQVNDRARNIIIWSTFGLSQIVAISAAIEEFFHYGERWRHYRRTVESLKTQGWQFSQLTGPYRDYTSHQQAFNLFAGNVEDVIQRDVEIYSTQVIQEKKEEQQNQENYILMPNAKITNLEEKKEEK
- the glyA gene encoding serine hydroxymethyltransferase produces the protein MTRTNSDFLSSTDPAIAELINDELQRQRDHLELIASENFTSAAVLAAQGSVLTNKYAEGLPGKRYYGGCEYIDKIEQLAINRAKQIFGAAHANVQPHSGAQANFAVFLSLLQPGDKIMGMDLSHGGHLTHGSPVNVSGKWFQVSHYGVSQQTEQLDYDQIRELALRERPKLLICGYSAYPRIIDFEKFRSIADEVGAYLLADIAHIAGLVASGLHPDPIPHCHVVTTTTHKTLRGPRGGLILTSDAELGKKLDKSVFPGTQGGPLEHVIAGKAVAFGEALKPEFKTYSAQVIENARALAEQLQNRGLKLVSNGTDNHLLLVDLRSVNLTGKQADQLVSTVNITANKNTIPFDPQSPFVTSGLRLGSPAMTTRGLGVAEFTEIANIISDRLLSPDSDVVTQDCRQRVAALCDRFPLYPHLEIPVPALA
- a CDS encoding competence/damage-inducible protein A — encoded protein: MSAEIICVGTELLLGDILNGNAQFLAQQLAQLGIPHYYQTVVGDNPERLKQVIEIAISRAQILIFTGGLGPTPDDLTCETIADFFKTPLVENPEIIEDITQKFAQRGRVMSPSNRKQALIPQGAEILPNPTGTAPGIIWQPRPKITIFTFPGVPSEMHPMWEETAVPFLKSQGWGKEIIYSRSLKFWGIGESALAEKVSSYLKLPNPTVAPYAGKGEVRLRVSAKATSEAAAEDLIAPIEKQLKEIAGLDFYGVNNDTLASVVGELLRASKETLSVAESCTGGGLGQMLTEISGSSDYFWGGVISYDNSVKIKLLGVNQEDLDKFGAVSATVAEQMAIGVKTRLATTWGLSITGIAGPTGGTDTKPVGLVYVGLAGPKDEVTSFEYQFGTVRGRALIRHVSANAALDNLRRKLLTR
- a CDS encoding DUF2993 domain-containing protein; the encoded protein is MFGGLTGLQDPKGTDWGERMLNTVASQTIRHLFTQSESVEVFVRCYPSSKLLQGSIDSFKMSGRGLVIRRDFAVEEMSFETDAVAIDFGSVLKGKLSLKQPTQAIAQVILSEVGINQAFSAELVKKRLLNLTVPSLTALSGGEPVSFTDVQVQLLPENRLQVVAKADLNNGELVPLSMILTIGIERRRRVSFKDPKMELDQVPEAQREISQTLSVALVEILDNMVDLDRFDLDGVKMRLNRLETEGQKLIFSGYAEIERIPSSS
- a CDS encoding UDP-glucose dehydrogenase family protein, with protein sequence MRVCVIGTGYVGLVTGACLAHIGHDVICVDNNEEKVKLMKSGQSPIFEPGLSEIMQSAIQTQKIHFTSDLAAGVSHGEILFIAVGTPPLPTGESDTRYVEAVARGIGENLNGGYKVIVNKSTVPIGSGDWVRMLVLDGIVERQKTLVPAGGVPSDEKLSEFAAEFDVVSNPEFLREGSAVHDTFNPDRIVLGGNSQRAVALMEQLYDPIVQRKYAEDQSLPPVPILATDLSSAEMIKYAANAFLATKISFINEVANICDRVGADVTQVAKGIGLDSRIGNKFLQAGIGWGGSCFPKDVSALIHTADDYGYEAQLLKSAVSVNERQRLIALEKLQQVLKILKGKTVGLLGLTFKPDTDDLRDAPALILIEQLNRLGAKVKAYDPIISQTGMRHGLSGVLVETDAERLADGCDALVLVTEWQQFSTLDYLKMAKLMAHPVIIDGRNFLDPETLIRAGFQYVGVGRQRVRS
- a CDS encoding UDP-glucuronic acid decarboxylase family protein codes for the protein MRILVTGGAGFIGSHLIDRLMTEGHELICLDNFYTGHKRNILKWLGHPYFELIRHDITEPIRLEVDQIYHLACPASPVHYQYNPVKTVKTNVMGTLNMLGLAKRVKARFFLASTSEVYGDPEVHPQTEEYRGSVNPIGIRSCYDEGKRIAETLAFDYYRQNKVDIRVVRIFNTYGPRMLENDGRVVSNFIVQALRGNPLTVYGDGSQTRSFCYVSDLVEGFIRLMNGDYVGPVNLGNPGEYTILQLAQAVQNMIDPDAQIKFEPLPSDDPRRRQPDITKAKTLLNWEPTIPLQEGLKLTIEDFRDRIQGDVNNSTN